The following is a genomic window from Podarcis raffonei isolate rPodRaf1 chromosome 5, rPodRaf1.pri, whole genome shotgun sequence.
ACCCTCCTGTCAATCCCCTGCCATCATATGATGTCAGCAGGCTTAAGCTTCAAGCTGTGGCATCAAAGAAAAATTCAATTCCCATCAGTGTTTGAATGATTTTGTAATGCTACTGGCTTCAACGTCCGGTACAGGTAAGGCATGCCTGGCTGACCAGAAGTGGTCTGGCGGTACAACCTCACAAGTGTGgtgggcctaatttggcccacagATGAGAGGTTCCTCACAACTGGTCTCCTGGCATAATTCTTGTCCTAGCTATGAAAAGTCTTTGGGGCTGATGTCCAGACAAGGCtctgctccgggggggggggggagagtctgcACCTCTGTTGCTCCCATGTTTCTGACACGAAGTCTGAACTGGCTGCTTGGTTGTCAACAAGGCTCTAAGTTCATGCAGGCTGCAAGAAACTATAAGTGGGATAAGGCACAGCCAATTGGCAAATGAGGTTGccaattgcaaaaaagaaaaaagaaagccatATTGAGGAATATATTTTGAGCCAAAGGATAGGAGTTAAGAGCAGAGTAAAAGAGTTTAGACTCAGTTGAGCTTATCATTCGTTCTCTGCATTTCCTGTTTCCAAATATAGCCGATTCTGCATAAGCATGAAAAAGCCCTTTCAGCACATTTGCACAGCTCCTGATGGGGTGCTTTTGGTTTCCTTCTCTGCTTTTGAAGGGAGGCCTTGAAAGGGTGCAGAGGTGTCACTGCTGCTGGGCTGCAGGAGAGGGCAAACCCACAGTGTTTCACCCCACGAGAGCAGCCTGTGTAAAATAGCCCTTGGGGCAGGGTAGTCCTCTCTGTGTGCTCCACCAACCACACGCCATTGCTCTCCCCAAGCCAGGAATTGGCTATCTGatctattgtattgtattgatctttattacggccattggcccatcacacgacagtttcccataccaacataatgtacttaaacctccaaatttaaaactgccaagacttacaaaaaacagacaagaaccaaagcaaaacaaaacaaaaacaaaagaccaacatcatacattacaataaatttgtaacataaacatcgccctctactcataaattagtagaagacatcaatggtgaaatcacctaattacatcctaaaacatagatcatagtttaaagagattatccgagccgcacaggagtccgtttctcttcttaagggataggacgctgatcaagaatctggcaaccatgagtgaatATCTGATCTATGTTTGTGTTGATTTTGAAAAACCCCCGCTTCTCTGCCTATGTTTATTTGCAGGCAGATCCTGAATCAGGAACTCTCCAAGCTTTTCAATGAGCTCTGGGATGCTGATGTGAACCGCTTTGTGCCTGGAAAAGACTATACCATTTCCTTACAGGTATCAGTTATATGTGTCACTATGCTTAGCTCTCCTGTGTTCTCCCAAAAAGTGAGCATTGGCCGTGCCAGGAAGACCCACCCTATCCGACTATCCCCACCCTCTGGTGTCTGTGCATATGGTGTGAACATCCGCAGAGAGGGCATTTTGCGCATTCAGCCGTGCCACTGAAGGCTCCTTCCTTCTAGACACCTGTGCTGAAACCACGTGAGCCTGTAGGCTTGGCTGCTTGCCACATAGGAACATGTGAGTAAAACATATGAGCTGAGCTTACGTAAAAGATACGGGGAGTTATTATCTGTATTTTACATTTTCCCCCTTAACCCAAGTTTGTCAGGGGCTGGAGTCAACAAGCAAAATAACTTTTCAGATGCCTCACCTAAAACTGCAGCACACATCCATCATAGTACCACGTTTTGCTTACAGGGGAAAGCTGGCTATGTACCGCAGGGCAGTAATGCGGCCAGAGACAGCGCTTCTGAACCGTTGTTTTGCAGCGTAAATGAGCAACGTCTGAAGAACACGGAAACTTATTCAAGTAAGGCTCCTCCCTTGAAGTTTAACTGTACAACACACCCTTCTTCCATTCGAGGAAGATATTTAATAtagaggaccctaaggtccatgaataataaccgcttaaaggtcccgggccctaaggaagccagactatcctccaccagggccagggccttttcagtggtggctccgacctggtggaatgctctgtcccatgagactagggcccttcaggatttaacctccttccattgggcctgtaaaggtaaaggtaaaggtaaagggacccatgacctccgtcgggcctgtaagacagagctattctgcctggccttcaatttgaattagcctgatcctctattcctttttcctttccctcttctatgaagaaacccttctgggaccccacatttaaactcTTCCCTGGTCttcttgctggccctagtaggaccaacttggccagttagccctggtgatcatttggtGTTTACTGATTACCCcccatgacccctgaatttttaaattttattgtcattgatgctgcatttatgttgtattttatgctgtttgcaagctgcattttaatcaatgttttatatttgctattagccgccctgagcccggtttttaaactgggaagggcggggtataaataaaaaattgttattatttattaatttattattaatgttgatTTTTATTAGCAAAAACCCAGACTCCGGGAGAGGGGGAGCTATGAGATTGCCCAAACAGCCAAACTACaactctcaggattctttggagaaaaccAAGCCAATTAAAACGATATAAATAAGCCCATATATAAATATAACCATATCAGTAGAGTTACAAATTAGGGAGCCACTGATATATTCAGTCGGTAGCAAATCACTTTAACATACGTTTTATTAGTGGGTGTGTGCAGGAAAAATACACATGAGATTTGCCTGTTACGAAACATGGCTGCATACTTCAAGTAGCTGGTTTATTCCAGTCGGAAGATCACAGGATTTTATTTTCCCACAAACAGAAACCTTGCATCCCATGGCCCACACTTTCACatcccctaacacacacacacacacacacacacacacacacacacacatcaggagCAGGAGGAGTTCCACTTACAAGGCACAAAGAAAAGAGAAGGTTTTCACTGAAAGCAGCGGAGGAGCCCTGAGTCTTGGCCACTGTATGGGAGTGGAAATTTCCGGGATCTTTCTCACAGAGTATGCTACGAGATGTACAGCAAACACCTAGTCCTGCTTATAGCACTTAAAGTTTGCAACCATAGCCCAAAGGCCCCTTTTTCTGATGGCCGTAGTCCCCTGCAACTCATAGGCAAACTTTTTACTTAGGGCATGTGGCATGAGACAATGGCTGAGTCCACAATGCACCTCGAAAatacatgacttccccccaaaaaatattgggaaccgtagtttacccttcacagatcTATCATTCCCAGCACCCCAGaattctcggggggggggcagtgtgctttaaatgtattgtgtggatgcagggctgtcttaagcatatccagcgccgtggtgcaaagctccctctggcacccccccccccgtttcccagagttttttagggaggatggcACTGgcggcggggctggaggaggcgggcagcggctggagggcagctccttcaGCGGGGAAGATGCAGAGGCTGGATGTGGCACCTTCCGGCGCAGCTGGCTGCTTCGTGCCATGGTGGCCAtggcagacggaggctccgggCGCGGGCGCTGCTTTGGCGCGGCATGACAGAGGCGGGCGAGGGCggtgagctgatgccaggaggtgccTCCGCCTCTTcactggcgccctccagaacctGGCGCCCTGGCACCCCGTGCCACTAGCATCTATGGGTAAGAGGCCCTTGTGTGGACGCAGCCTGAGTGATAAGAGAGTCCACACATAAATTGGTATTTGAACACTGCGTAAGGAACATAAATGAAACTTCTCTTTCTTCCCACATTCTGAATTAATCTGAGGGATATATTTCTTCTTATAGCCTTTATTTCCCTTTTGGACAACTACGAGACATCAACTGGTATGGCAGAGctggtgacggcagaggaaataGCTGAAAATAACCGCTTTCTcgatgcagtgttagaaactgaagtGATGAAAGTGAGTACAGGAGTGGTAGGAATGCCAATATTTTGCTTTAGTTCAGCAGCACCAGTGACCATTAGAGGTCCTGGGATTCTGCAGCCTAAATGTACCTAATATATATGAACTTAATtataaatgaacacacacacatatataatctatcatctatctatctatcatctatctatctatctatctatctatcatctatcatctatcatctatcatctatcatctatcatctatctatctatcttctatctatcatctatctatctatccatctatcatctatctatctatctatcatctatctatctatctatctatctatctatctatctatatctatctatctctatcatctatcaatctatctatctatcatctatcatctatctatctatctatctatctatcatctatctatcatctatctatctatctatctatcatctatcatctatctatcatcatctatctatctatctatcatctatctatcatctatctatcatctatctatctatctatctatctatctatctatcatctatctatttatctatctatcatctatctatctatctatctatcatcatctatctatctatatctatctatccatctatcatctatctatctatcatctatctatctatctatctatctatctatcatctatctatctatctatctatctatctatcatctatctatctatcatctatctatctatctatcatctatctatctatctctctatcatctatctatcatctatctatcatctatctatctatctatctatctatctatctatctatctatctatctatctatctatcatctatctatctatcatctatctatcatctatctatctatctatcatctatctatctatctatctatctatctaatctatctatctatcatctatctatctatcatcatctatctatctatatctatctatctatctatctatctatctatctatctatctatctatcatctatctatctatcatctatctatctatctctctatcatctatctatctatctatctatctatctatctatctatcatctatctatctatctatctatcatctatctatctatctatctatcatctatcatctatctatctatctatctatctatctatctatctatcatctatctatcatctatctatctatctatcatctatctatctatcgtctatctatctatctatctatctatctatctatctatctatctatatctatcatctatctatcatctatctatctatcatctatctatcatgggCTTTGTTTTTGAATAAGCACCCAAAAGTTAAGCTCATGTTCAAAATGCTGCATGTAGTTAAAACATTTTTGCTCTTTTGACATGTTAAGAAGATGGAACTAACTGATTGGCTATAGACAGTACTGGATTTAAAGGAAAACTAAGTAAGCTATAGTCAGTGTGTCTTTAAATCCGGTACTGTCTATAGCCAATCAAAAATTTACTTACAGGTTAATTCCATCTAAGTAAGCTATAGTTCATTGCCTCAGATTGTGAGGAGTCTCTAAgtactttttttcttcttgtcaGTTTCAAGACTTAATAAttggttaaaaaataaaggaaacagGGAAAACATACTCTTTATTGTTTTCACTGTGTTTTCTATTAGAGCTTGACATAGCTTAGAACCTCAGCATGTCTTAACTCTGCCTCGGCTAAAGAGATCACTGACATTAGAGAAGGAGTGAATCATGACTGTGTCAAACAACAATTCCTCTCTGATCTCTGATTCCCATAAATATGTGAGACTTCACTCTCAGTCTTGTCTTCCCAGAAACCTTCTGaacctttcttctgcaggaaactCTGCAAACACTCTGAAACTCGAGGTATATGTTAAGATTTTAACACCCCCCCAATTCATGTCAATTTCATCTCTTCCAGCTTACCCATCAATATTTAGTTAAAAAAACCTGGACTAAACCAGATCTGAAGGATTTCAAGTCTCAGCTCTATGCCATTTGGTTTCACCTCTACTCCAGGGATGGAGGAAAAGGGTATGGCGGATTTTTAATAGACTCTACCATAGCTTGAATGATGTAATATCCAAATATTGTACAGACTTTGCAGCTTGGAGCTAAAGAGTAAGAAAATACACTCTGTAGGAGGATATCAATCTTCTATGTTTACATGGGAAAGTAGATATGTTAGGGAAATAAACAGTTATCCGAGAAgtgacgttacagggaaccaggcagagggccttctcggtagtggtgcccgccctgtggaacgccctcccatcagatgtcaaggaaataaacaattatctgacttttagaagacatttgaaggcagccctgtattgggaagtttttagtgtttgaagtttcattctgtttttaatgttctgttgaaagatgCCTAGAGTG
Proteins encoded in this region:
- the LOC128413572 gene encoding poly(U)-specific endoribonuclease-like, which gives rise to MVNMAQRQILNQELSKLFNELWDADVNRFVPGKDYTISLQGKAGYVPQGSNAARDSASEPLFCSVNEQRLKNTETYSTFISLLDNYETSTGMAELVTAEEIAENNRFLDAVLETEVMKLTHQYLVKKTWTKPDLKDFKSQLYAIWFHLYSRDGGKGPDSCGFEHVFVGETKRGKEILGLHNWVQFYLQEKLRHIDYKGYVARKNKNRPDEDDQVLSLQFSWKGLVKPVGSSFIGVSPEFEFALYTVIFLQANERVTRQRVRIEEYELEIVVYRHRQHIGTAYPVLLSSDNEDLY